The genomic interval TCTTCGCGTTCGGGGCGTGTGCCTCGGCACCGCACACGCCGGCGGACCTCGGTCCGGCCGCGGTGGTGACCGCCGGATCGGTCGTCTTCGCGCTCGCCGTCGGCGCGGTGGGCGGCGTGCTGCGTGGGTCGCGGTCGCCTGCGCTGCCCGTCCGGCTGCACCACTCGTGGCTGCCCGTGCGCGACGCGGTCGCCGTCGTGCCGGCCGGTGCCCTGGCCGTGCTGGCCGGCATCGGGCACCCGTACTGGGCCATGGTGGCCGCCGTCGCGCCGCTGACCGTGCGCGGGATGTCCGGGCAGCTGACGCGCGCCGTCCACCGCGTGGGCGGGACCCTCGTGGGCCTGCTCCCTGCGGCGGCCCTGCTGGCCCTCGACCTGCGCGGCGTCGGGCTCGTGGCGCTCGTGGCCGTCCTGCAGTTCGTGACCGAGCTGCTCGTGGGGCGCAACTACGGGCTGGCCCTGCTGGCCATCACGCCGCTGGCGTTGCTCATGGGGCAGGCCGCGCACCGCGTCCCGGCCAGCGGCCTGCTGGTGGACCGTGGGGTCGAGACGGTGCTCGGCAGCGTCGTGGGCGTCGCCGTGCTCGCGCTCAGCCACGCCTTCGGGCGCACGAGGCAGGGCGGGGTCACGCCCGACCCGGCGACGCCGTCCTGAGCGGGCCTGGCGACGACGGACCGGCGACGGTCCACCCGCGGGGCGGCGGCCAGAGAGCGAGTGACACGGCGCACGCGCCGGTCAGCCGCCTGGCGCGGGGTGCGACGCGTCCTGGCCCACGCGTCCTCCGGTGCTGAACCGCGACGCGCGACGGTGCACCCGGCGTGGCCGCACCGGGCGCGACGGGTGCCGCTCGATGCGGGGTGGCCCCTCGAGGACGGCGAAGAACAGCTTCTTGCCGACCTCGACGAGCAGCAGGTAGGCCGCGACCATCACCAGCAGCGTGGCGTAGAACAGGCCGGGCAGCGTCTGGAAGCCCAGAGTGTGCGCCAGCGGCGTCGCGGGAAGCACCGCGCCCGTGAGCACCACGCCCCACGCTGCAGCCGCGAGCGGCAGGCTCGGGGCGCTGCGGAAGAACGGGACGCGGCGGGTGCGGATCGCGAAGATGATGAGGGTCTGGGTCGCCAGGGACTCCACGAACCAGCCGGAGCGGAACAGCGCCGGGTCCGCGTGGAACATGTGCAGCATCACCCAGAAGGTCATGAAGTCGAACACCGAGCTGAGTGGCCCGAACACCACCATGAACCGGCGGATGAGGCGCATGTCCCAGTGCGACGGTCGACGCAGCTGCTCCGCGTCGACGCCGTCGGTCGGGATCGCCAGCTGGCTGGTGTCGTAGAGCAGGTTGTTGAGCAGGATCTGCGACGGCAGCATCGGCAGGAACGACAGGAACGCCGAGGCGCCGGCGGCGGAGAACATGTTCCCGAAGTTGCTCGACGTCCCCATCATCACGTACTTGATGGTGTTGGCGAAGATCCGCCGGCCCTCGACGACACCGTCGGCGAGGACGTCGAGGTCCTTCTCCAGGAGGATGACGTCGGCGGCGTCCTTGGCGACGTCGGTGGCCGAGTCGACCGAGATGCCCACGTCCGCGGCGTGCAGGGCCAGGGCGTCGTTCACGCCGTCGCCGAGGAACGCGACACCACTGCGCGTGGCCCGCTGCGCCCGCACGATGCGCGCCTTCTGCTCCGGGCTGACCCGGGCGAACACGACCGTGCCGGCCATGCGCGCGGCGAGCGTGGCGTCGTCCATCCGGTCGAGCTCGGAGCCGTCGAGGACGTCCTGCTCGCCCGGGTGGGACAGCCCGAGGTCGGCGCACACCTTCGCGGCCACGGCCGCGTTGTCGCCGGTGACGAGCTTGACGTCGACGCCGAGCCCCTCGAGCCGGGCGAGGGAGCGGTCGATGCCGCGCTTCGGCGGGTCGAGGAAGACGAGCAGGCCCTCGAGGTGGAACGCCCCCTCCGGTGGCGTGCGCCGGGCCAGCGCGATGACCCGGTTGCCGGCCGCGAACTCCGCGTCCAGCGCGTGGGCGACCCGGCTCGGGACCGGTCCGCACCGCTCCAGCACGGCCTCGGGCG from Phycicoccus sp. M110.8 carries:
- a CDS encoding FUSC family protein, with protein sequence MTQLDLWHLRPHQGAHRVAARAAVSVAVPLLVVVLAGRPEWSPYAAFGAFASLYGRNHRHLSRATMQATAGAALFGAVLLGVLVGCLPHAAWWAVPVAGAVAYAGSHLALAQDWHPPGSLFLVFAFGACASAPHTPADLGPAAVVTAGSVVFALAVGAVGGVLRGSRSPALPVRLHHSWLPVRDAVAVVPAGALAVLAGIGHPYWAMVAAVAPLTVRGMSGQLTRAVHRVGGTLVGLLPAAALLALDLRGVGLVALVAVLQFVTELLVGRNYGLALLAITPLALLMGQAAHRVPASGLLVDRGVETVLGSVVGVAVLALSHAFGRTRQGGVTPDPATPS